The DNA sequence AATACCTATTATTGTCTACACTACCAGCTATCGGCTATAATACACAGCTCAAGTTTTGGAACCATCCAGATATggttttgattataataatataggcGGATATGAAATTGTAAGGATGCATCCGGTATGTGGTATGACAACACTGATCAAAACCAATATAAAGGTCATGTTTGGAGAACCCTTGAATCGATAATCATGAACAGAAGTGGAAAAAACTTATTACAGCAATTCACCGAGAGTAGTTTATTAGAAGTCCATGTTAAATGCACCCTAATGcccataaattataataaatatatttataaaaatataaagtaccaAAATTACTGTAGCGGAACTACACTAAGTACAAAACAGTTCCTAAAACAATGAACTTaaacaatgtataaataattgttgtaCAAgaagctattattttttagaatattatgtGGTATTCCTGTAGAGTAGTCGAGGagtctgaaaaatataaaattttgatatgtaaCTACAAACAGCAGCCGGGGCTTCAAAGTTCGTAGTCCATTGAGATAGTGAGATCatggtaaattttaattgataagaaaaccaaaaaatattcaccaGATTATCAGGAGACCTAAAACAATAGGCTACATCGTACTAGTcagtaatatacatttttatctacaattcttatcataaaaaaaatttaaacagttgTGTTCACACACAATTTGTGGCTGTGTCAACTGTTCATAGCAATTCACTCTATCATATCCATTCTCATAATGGCTTTCGTttgtagaatttaatttttaaatcactaaaagacattttaaatagaatttgcAGTTTATATATACTGATCGACTTAGAATTTAAGTCTTAGATACTTTGAATTTATGATGAATAAAGCAATACAGTATTTCAACTTTCAAGGCAATATTAGAGTCTTGTAAACAGTAAAAGTTCACAGCCACATTTAAGATTTCGGGAATGCTAAcagacataattttttatgtcatatacTAGCACGGATTCTTAAACGGAAATTAGGCTGAGAGCACCagattttcaaatttagaacATGTCCATGTCGTCATTGCACATGACCTCTAAGAAGTCATCATCGTCGTACTGCTGTATCTCCCTGGAGGTCCGGTCAGGTAGAGGAGATCTAGGGCGTGGGGGGGAGGGCGGCTGTTCTATGTGTGAGTGCCCGTCAGTGTCGCTGGAACAGTCCCGAGCATCGGTCGCTGGAGAAGGCGGAGGATTGGAGCCGTGTTCTGATTGAACAGTAGCCTCACCTCGTGAAAGAAGAGATGGCAGTTctgaatctaaaaaaatattatatcacaatAACATAAAACCAAGATTTCAGTTTACGGAAGTTCATTACAAGTTACTGCCACAATATGTGGCAATTTGTAATGCACAGCGGCAATCACTGACTTTTAAGAGTTTATGGAAACTAAAATCTTTGTGAAAGGTAATcatttgtttgtgtttttaaaatgatttttaataaaatctaggTAATTGTAATAAAGGAAAGGAAAGTTATACTACACATAAAtggtgtatgtatgtataaaaacaatttaaatatatctgctAATACACAACAGAAATGTACCTGTGAGACTTTGTTTTAACTGCTCCATAACCTTTTGGCGACTTCGAGCCCGCGTTTGTTTTAGCCTGCGTGCAGTGTTCTTTCGATCCtcagtaaatatttgattaatcaTATCTTGAGACACGTCATCATCCCGCTTCAGTAAAAAGAAGTATATGCCGCCTGGAGTACGTCTTCGTGTCCCATTCTTGAAGTTGGAAAAGAACATATTAATAGGATTACAAATATAGAAGAGGTAGGAAAAGTGAAAACTTCCATAAAAACAACCTATTTTACATGTCTATTGTGTTGTTTTCATCTTTGAGGACAATCTGTTTTGTCTTCAaaggatattaatattaaatctaaatgtTACAGATGCCAAGATATGAAAAAGAATAAGTGTTACAGGTAAGGAATTTTGTGGCTgtcctaaaataaaaaaggccaATAAGAGATCAAGCTTTGCCTTATCTATTGTGACAAAATTAGATTCACAAACATAGCGTGTGaccaaatttttaacataaaaccaGATACAGACCACTCACTTAATACTAAAAAGTGAAATTAGAAatctaaacatatttaacCCTTACTAcatttttctacaaaaataaataaaatataaactttgaaaaaCACAACCTTACTATTTATGAGCTAAAATATATCGACAAAGAAATTATTCTAGTCAAAATATAATGCTAAATGACATTAATGGCAGTCTATTTTGTAAGAGTAAATGTTAAAActatgtaagaaataaaaagcaaaacgATTTAaggtaattaatgaaaataatgtgttGTAAATAAGGATCTGTAGAAGTTAAGTAACATAACAGAAATTTCAAATCAAAGAAAACAAcacaataatattcaaaacaacTTACCATCACCAGCATACCTCCATCAGCTTCAATTCTTTGTGTCTCCTTGTATATTTCTATAGCCTTCTTAGCACCAAGCACTGCCACTATCCTACCTATATACACACCATGAGTTAGAACGAAGGTATGGTATTTACAATGTATGAACaagcataaatataattccatataataactaataaattaaaaaaatatatattatattttgaattatatagtacactcataaattttttatcttagaatgtggtatatataattttttttaatgtatcttGAAAAAGGTTGTCTTGTAATACTTACCGACTAATTCAGTTTTTTCTTCTGACAATTTCTCTGCTATATCTTGAGCAATTTGCTCTATAGGATGTTCTGAGGTCACACACAAATCTATCAAGTTTCTTGGATTTTGTTTACTCTCTGATGGCTGTTCACTGTTTGTTCTTTTTCCAAGCCTTAGTTTAACATTTGAACGGTCAGAGTAACTTCTTTTATTTGTAGAGTGTTCCTTATTGCTATGTTTATGATTATTGGTAAATACTTTTTTGGAAATATAGTGGTCATCTAATCTATACCTAATAGTGTAATCATAAGATTCAACGCCATATCTACTTTTCTTTGACACATCACAGCTAACCATATCTTCTGTTAAAATATCTTCCtgcaatacaaaaaaaatgttgttttatatttatgtaatagagCTGTTATTAGAGCTATTACAGTAACATATCttattttcgtaaaaaaaatatttagttaccTCCAATGCTTTGcaccaaatattatatttatcttttttagcACTGTGGGCCTGCTGTTGAGGCCTCTTGGGACGCAGCTTAGTGCGTTTAGCACGTCTTCGCGGTTCATCGTCCGACTCTGAACCTGACGATTCTTGGGCTGAATCCTCATCACTCTGTTCGTCCTGAATTTGCATGTTTACGAGCGACGGAAGTTTAATGGCTTCAGGCCTCGGAAGTGGAACATACGTACCGTATTCTACGTCGGAATCTTCTAACTGTAACACAATATAATAGGGTGTCACCCATTTCtttgtctttaaaacaaaccATTACGGGACCTTTACCACAATAAAATCGTTAAGAGATATAGTGATTCGTTAGAGAGTTATATTGAAGACGACAAATTAATGTTCTAATCACAAAAGTTTCCTCCAGAAACGATAGTCAAAACTTAATGATCTAACCTCGCCCTCTTCTAATTCATCCAATTCTGCGACATCCAGTTCTCCTTCTGTTGTTGACATCATCATAAAAAGGGCTTCTAAGTAaagctaaataataattgcacatgaaaatattttactaaatgcAATAATTCCGCTTTAAAATCGCTGTTGCTAGTTTTTAATGCAActgtcatttataatatatacagagaATGTAAAGAActgtcaaaaataatttagaccCATTACTCGATTTTAaatcgatattttaaaatttctctgtgcattttaaaatgataataaattcttattaatatttactttatttagcAAGTTTATTAACTGAAATATGTTGTAATAAATCGTTCTCAAATtgtgtttttcattatatgttGGTTACAAAATTAAGATGAACTTAATATTCTATTCTGCTAAAGTATCTGAAATTGTCAAAGTATGTCAGAAAGTATTTtgaacataaaacaatttcgtgtcagaaaaatttataatgtactaTTTTTACTATGTAAATTACTCTATTAATCATAAGTCTcagagataaataaataaacctttttatttttattaaaaaaaaaatacttacttttaaagatgaacaatcaaaatataataccagcatttttattttattttatatcagagATTTCTTTACTACATattgtattgaataattttcagGGCCGCATTCGAAGCAGTCAGCAGGATTACTTTACCAACTTTAAATGAAGATGAAGTTATAGACGTACGGCATGCAACGTTACCACCAGAGCGAgctttattaaatgattataatccAGCTGACCACCGAAACCCTAGAAATccaattaagtaaataagaataaattttcttactaTACTCATTTGCAAAAAGtacgtaattattttcattattattattattattacactcCGTATAATATGATTTCCTTAATTCTAAATTTAGACTTAAACATGAATCAGgggtaaaaaaatcattttcctaattagttatttttattttaattataagatcaTTGTTAATATAACTTCTAAGTATTTTCTCTCTTCTATAAGTGATTATTAGTTTGTTTCTCCAGAGGGCTAGATAGCCATCCATtacttatacaattttttaagcaTTTTATAGGACATAGCCTTACTTTTAAGTGctcatttttacttaaattatggattttgtttttgaagaaaataacataaaagaatttataaatacattttcacatattttaaaaggttatGGATGGCCCATTTCAATCttttaagaacattttttgGTGCTGGTATCCTCGGACTACCGTTAGCAGTCAGTCAAGCTGGTATTATACTAGGTCCAATAATGACTATGTCTTTAGGACTTTTAATAATGCATATGCATGCCACACtggtaataaatgttttaaattttaattatcattatatccTTCAGATTTACATTTacgaattataaaagttttaattcattatcattcaaattaaactatttcctAAACACaaactgtatattttatatattgcagTTGTGGTGTCTCAATGATATTTGTCGTCAGTTAAAAATCCCTAACATATCATATAGATATGGATTTCGTATTGCATTACTTCATGGACCAAGTTTTTGCCGCAAAATAGGCCAATATGGCCCGTAAGtcgtcatttttatattcttacacCTCACACGTTTAATAAgtatctatataattaataaaagaataaaattatatttaattaaatcactaAATCGaatttagtaattataatcattatattaatatctattttagtACTATTATAGCAATATTTATGTTGCTGAGCCAACTTGGAATATGTACTGTGTTTGTAATATTCACAACGGACAGCTTAAGAGATGTGAGTTTTGTATATGTGACtacatttataacttattctaactatgtaagaaaataaggaggagatttttttttctttttagatAATGGACTGGCCGACATCCAGACCGGCGATGGCTGTATTATTTCTGCCTTATCtatttttagaatactttatgaaaactttaaaagtcATCAGTTATATATCTATGATGGGTAATTTCCTAATGACGTTACTCTgagaaatcatatttataggtttccaattatttgttattgtttttcaggcaccctttttaattttgtcggATTGATTTTTGTGGTATACCACATATTTCTTGCTCCTCACGGCGTTCTCATTTATGCGGCGAAAAATTACCTGAATTTCTTCTTTGTTATTGGTACTTGCTTATTTAACTTGAGCGCAGTGGGAGTGGTAATTCAgtgaagtaattttattattgctaaGGATTAGCTTTAAAGTGTACAAACATGTGCCCgaatacttaaaatacaaCATTCCAACTATGTCCCTAAAGCTTtagatataaaagttatttagaaataattaggcaagtttgataaataagaacatgaaaaattgaaattttctcCTTGAATACCGAGAAccgataaaaacaaattaaaagctTAAGTCAAACCATAgcggtattttaaaaaaataaggataattaattattttaattttgatctttagattaagacaaaaaaagaaaatgtctgATTATGATTTCAAACTATCTAATTATGCCTTTTCAAGTGCTAGTCGTAACAAATACTTATGTACATAAGCCGTTAATTAGTTTCGCTTTTTGCCTATCCGTTATTCAGCGTCATTTTTGAAAcggcttaaaaaaaaataacgggTCAATTACAAAATTCCAGATATATCTTAGCAACACTTAAGTATTAGTGTTGTTAtagattgataaaatttatttataaattcaggTCCTGTCACTTGATAAAGCTTTAAAAGACCCGACCGTTTTGACGAAACCTTTCGGGGTCATTAGATTCGAGATGGTCATCATAACGATAATATTAACGATTTTTGGAGCGTTGGGTTACTGGGCCTTCGGTACTATGGAGGAGAACGTGCTGAGGTCCCTTCCGTTTGACGATGAGTAagaaatttgttacaaaacacAATTAAAGCTTTaagcttttttttaagaatgaaGTCAGCGAACgtccataaaaaatttatgttgtaTTATTCTCCTACATCTTAAAGCGTAGCACTAAATGAGCACGCATACTGTACCTTGTATTTCTTTTCAGTACAGCTATGGTCGCGATAGGAATATATTTAGTGTCGATAGCATTCGCTTATCCCATACAATGCTATCCAGCGATACAAATCGTAATTGAGATAATAAAGAACAGGGATGTTCCCGACCCTCCATCGAACACGACATTGAAGAAAATTGAGTATATAGCAAGACCAATTTTCGTCTTAGCCACTTGTacgtgaatttatttaatgttttgcagcgagatatttcaaaattatttaatactacgacatttattcattgtattaatttattattgattccAGGCTTTTATTTACTGTCCAAAACGTCCTTATACAGTTAGCAAAACgttatacatatgtagatTCAG is a window from the Danaus plexippus chromosome 16 unlocalized genomic scaffold, MEX_DaPlex mxdp_31, whole genome shotgun sequence genome containing:
- the LOC116771900 gene encoding phosphorylated adapter RNA export protein codes for the protein MMMSTTEGELDVAELDELEEGELEDSDVEYGTYVPLPRPEAIKLPSLVNMQIQDEQSDEDSAQESSGSESDDEPRRRAKRTKLRPKRPQQQAHSAKKDKYNIWCKALEEDILTEDMVSCDVSKKSRYGVESYDYTIRYRLDDHYISKKVFTNNHKHSNKEHSTNKRSYSDRSNVKLRLGKRTNSEQPSESKQNPRNLIDLCVTSEHPIEQIAQDIAEKLSEEKTELVGRIVAVLGAKKAIEIYKETQRIEADGGMLVMNGTRRRTPGGIYFFLLKRDDDVSQDMINQIFTEDRKNTARRLKQTRARSRQKVMEQLKQSLTDSELPSLLSRGEATVQSEHGSNPPPSPATDARDCSSDTDGHSHIEQPPSPPRPRSPLPDRTSREIQQYDDDDFLEVMCNDDMDMF
- the LOC116771782 gene encoding proton-coupled amino acid transporter-like protein CG1139, translating into MAAFEAVSRITLPTLNEDEVIDVRHATLPPERALLNDYNPADHRNPRNPIKLWMAHFNLLRTFFGAGILGLPLAVSQAGIILGPIMTMSLGLLIMHMHATLLWCLNDICRQLKIPNISYRYGFRIALLHGPSFCRKIGQYGPTIIAIFMLLSQLGICTVFVIFTTDSLRDIMDWPTSRPAMAVLFLPYLFLEYFMKTLKVISYISMMGTLFNFVGLIFVVYHIFLAPHGVLIYAAKNYLNFFFVIGTCLFNLSAVGVVLSLDKALKDPTVLTKPFGVIRFEMVIITIILTIFGALGYWAFGTMEENVLRSLPFDDDTAMVAIGIYLVSIAFAYPIQCYPAIQIVIEIIKNRDVPDPPSNTTLKKIEYIARPIFVLATFIVCYFIPIQGAFVAFVGNLCTTLIALVFPALMEACILYPNHFGKYKIYLIKDIIIITFGLTAWLLGVALCGDLIYIRILTMNAINNYMEY